Genomic DNA from Stigmatopora argus isolate UIUO_Sarg chromosome 13, RoL_Sarg_1.0, whole genome shotgun sequence:
CGTGATCAGAGTTGGCTAGAgtagcaaaaaaatgtaatctcaAATGACAAGGTGTGGTTACAATTTTTACAAACGTACGCGTGACAGCCGTTGACCAAGTTGAGCGACATTCTTACCGTTTGGGTGAAACATCTTTGACACAAATCGCACCGTAGGAGGTTTGTTGGGATATTCTTCTGTGAACTCCACAATCAGTTTAAATGTACCTAAACCCCAAAAGTGGAATATTCAGTTAGCAAACTAacattgaggtttttttttaatcagtcatTGGCCATCATACTGAAATACGTACCATCTTCAAATGGAGTTCCTTCAGGGCTGAAACAAAAGGAGAAACAATTCAATTAtagtttattaattaattatatagGGACATTCTTTACctcaaaattgtaaaaatggtTTTCTTTACACCTGTAAATTTTAAGTAAATATTCTCTGATAATCGGCGGATATTTAATTCACATGTTTCGTTGAATAATCCACTATCAAAACAGTCGTTTGTGTTACAAGGCACAAAAAGTGCTGACGACTCAAACTGTACTGCTCaaaaatttacaatattttgtttacaatattattattaatcattacagCAAAAGCTGGGACAGCTGAGGCTAATGTGAGTCTTCAGCAATATTTGTCAATCTGTGaggaaatgttttaaatttatttttattgtatcaaAGAATACCCTTTtaatttttatcatttattaaataaacaaagatGACCAAAAACTATTCATATTggatggctgttttttttatttaaaaaagggaaaatactgtacatgttcgtttttttcccatataaagaAATGtcaattatgaaaaaaacaaaaggtgggtagtaaatattctctttttatcatttcatcatttttttaaaactgtttaaGTGGATGCACATGATTGATTTACTTATATCAGCCACCCAAAATGATGTGGTAGGCCTTATAAATTGACAGAAATTAAGTTACAGTTGTCTTTAGTAGATGACAATTTACCCAAAAATGACTGCGTTCCACACCATGATGTTGTTTTCAGAGGGGGCTCCACTGACACCAGCTGGGGGATCCTCTTGTAGCCTAATAccaaaaaacatacatatatttattttattttttttcagggggggGTCAAACACTTATTTGGTATCTTTGCTATGGCCACTTAATATGGTGACCAGTGAGTGTTGAGTAGCTGACATAAGTAAAAGTAAAGGTAAGATGATCAACAACCGCGGACAAAATGTTCCCTAACAACTTTGACTATTGTGCTCTTCTTCATTACTTACGAGGAAAATATTAAAAGGCCAGCTCAAAAGCACTCCATACTATGAAAAAGGGTTTAAAAACtcgaaatacattttttttaaattacacaaTCAACACTCAAGTCAAACAATTGCTTTCACCTGGCTAAATATTAGCTTGTTTTAAAATTGAGTACACATTGCTAAGCATTTTGCTGAACGTAAATTCTATTTTCCAGCCTCTTAAAAcacgtttgttgttttttcacatAAACATTATGTTTTCGTTTCATAGCTTtcgtggtatttaaaaaaaaaacaggtgttcCGAGTTTCGGTCTTAGCTTAGCCGCTTTTGGCAAATGCTTACGGGCTTCGCGCAAACAAACAACTCACCGTTTAAAATCTCTCATAAGTCTCCTTCTAGCCGGTGTGGACATGGTCCAACTTTGTCAAATTAAATCTTCGTATTAATGATGTTTTTGTTAATTAATGCCGCTGTTTATCTGATAACATCCTAGTTCGGACGCTCTCTCTGGTAATCCGGTCTGTTTAGCCCTTCCCCTTTACAAGGAAGATACCATATCTGCATAGAGAGGGGGGACAAAACTAAATAACACTTATCCAATAGAATCATAGTACAATAAAATTCTATAAACTTAGCtgttttttgtacaaatgtCAGTACCTTTACACTTACAATTTTGTCATTGAAGGGCAACTGTTATCTTAAACAGCAGAAATGAGTATTTTTCCCTAGTTTTATTTGTACTCCCCTATTTTGGTGAATGTTTTCGTCCGACGGGGCGCGGCCTAATCACGTGGCGTTTTGCAGGGTTGTGTTAGTGAAGGTCGGGCCTGTTCCTGACAGGTGACCGGGATCCGAACGCCAGCTCAGCGGGGGCCAGACACGTGAGCACGGGGTGTGCCAGTCTGCCCCATCCGCTCTATTTAAAGATACAGTAAAACTGAGGTTCCATGAAACCAACTTCCCACAAACTGGCAGCAACATGAACAAATAGACCACTTCAAAATTCCATTTGGGATTCATTACAGTCGAGATTTTAGTTTATAAATATGTTGGTACCATAATGAGCTGTTTAGGGCTACACGTATATttgataaatgatttttgagcgATGTCATAATTTCCCCCCTAATTTAAAGTGATGTATCATATGATAATGATACACATTGCtgacaaattatatttgaaattttgGAGTGTTTTTGTTCTGAGGGTAGAATTAAAGGctgattttaaattattttatttgctgtcaattatttagcAGCTGGGCTTTAAAGGAGTAGGAAAAGGAAACAATTGTCTGCTAtcacattaataaaaaatatataggaaAATTAAGCATatataatagtttttaaaaattcagtcGAATTGATAGTCTAACGGACAATTGAGCAGAATCTACATTcttttttgaatgaaataaaCACGAATAGTAGTAACATGAGTTTTTATAGTTAACATCAACAATTCGAAAATTGTTGCACTGTAATTAGAGAAAATCGAAAGTTAAAATGTTAGGACTTTGTAAAAACATGAATTTTAACTAGGCTGGTAATTgttaatggtgttttttttcatacaccTCAAAAATATgtcctaataaaaaaaacattgctaatTTTACAAGTTacgtatatttaaaaagctgtaGTTGAATAAGGCCAGTTCTAGTTTAAGGATAAGACCAAcatttatgtaaaaatattggTCAGAAAACAGAATTATTAGAAATTGAAATAACATAACTATTCCAAGTTACATTTCAATTATTTCCTGAAATTAGCTGTTATATGACGATTTAAAACTCATAACCCAATTTGTCcaacttccccccccccccaaaaaaattgccTAAGATCCGAAAAAGTGAATCATATTTTTACATTGGCAGTGCTTTAATAAAATTGCTGACTTAATACGatttaaagaaaacattcatGTTAACAACTCAAACCCGAAAACACTACAAGCGTAGAAAATTAATACAAAACAGCCAGACTGGGCCTGCCCTTTACAATTGGAAACATTTCCTGGAACTAGCGTCTCAACACTCAATAGCTTGTAAggcaaaccaaaaaaatctgaacTCATCTAACTTTAGGCTCCGTGGTAGAGGAGCATGGTGCTGAAGAGGGTGTTGTCGTAAAACTGCTCCGCTTTAACCGACCTCTGGTGCTCCACTTGGCTGATCTCAGGCGAGCCCCTGGAGAGAAGCTGCGCTTGACATTGACCGAGTGGGGAAATGCCCACTGACACTGGGAGGGAGAAGACAAACAGTCAAACGCGTGTGCACGTATCGGCAGGTATTTGGAAGTGCCATCCGTAAAGTGTCAGAGCCTCTTGAAAGCAAATAGGTCACGACCTCATTTGTGTGTTCTGGAAGAGATGAACTAGTTTTCAAGATGTCGCTTTGGGGTAAGGTTCCAATTTTTTGCAAAATTGATCTCCTAGGAAATGGCTTGCGCGCTTTGGTAttcaactcattcactgccattgatggtgatagacatccacTCCTATCCCATCAATGGTagacaattattttaaatatatgtacgtatatttgaatatatatttatataaaatatgttttatcaaGAAATGCCACAACACATATTCTGGGGTGTGAATACATATACCTAGGCTGGTACCAATAATACAAATTTAGTGcgtgtatatatttttgcattaaaattgccattttagttcaaataaaagcaaaaataactGTCAAATGAGTTGAGATACAAAATGACCCATATCACCCAGCACTAGCTAGCAGTGAATGGgtttaaaaaaaccaaacaaacaaagaaaaagtgtATAAAAAGCTCAACATTTAATGACATGACATCATTAATAACAAGGTTACACCCGCTCAGCAGTGCATACTAACTTTTAATATACCAACAGAAACCCTATACTATGCAATTTCAATACACAGggataaaaagcacatttgtttCAGTAAAAGCTCgagtaataaggcttttttttttcaaatcttgaGTGGCAGACCAATTACAAAATTACTTAGAAGTAATAATGACCAAAAGAGTAAGCACTCAACCAATTTTTATGTTGTGTTTAACATGGACATTCTACACCACTTATTGGTTAGCCCCCCATTTACATATCacttctgacatttttttttaaatgctacaCAACTCATTTACAGCGATAAAcgccaaatccattttgaccgcgAAGGTCAAAACgcatttggacgtctatcgctgtcaatgccaCTGAAACATGACCATTCAAATACAAATATCCTATAAAATTGTGCAaagtatgtcctttttttaataatagttTTGATAGGAATCTGCTATATAAGAGCAAAACAGCTTACACACAGCCTCCTAATATTAGCATTTATGCATGTTGAATGCTAAGAATTAACCCAGAAGTGGACAATAGCAAAATATATACAAGACAAATAAAACACCCACACACTTCTCTACAAATACGCATAAGAGTTGGTGCAGCGACAAGGCGTTTGCATGGAAGTCACATTGAAGACCTCCAGCCCTTTAGAAGCATGGTGGGACACACTCCGCCCCCCCTCGTCCTCCCACTGATCCAAGGGCACTGGCCCGTTGGCTGGCGCCACCCCATTCAGCCCCAATGCAAAGGGTCCCGGCCCACCTGAGGTCATGGTCGACGCCAACTCCATGTTTTCCGCCGGTAGGTCTCCAGCACCAAACTGTGGCTCGTTACCGTTTTGTGGTCCCAGTGGCATAACCAgaccttaaataaaaaaataaaaaaaattgtaaatgaaaAAGGACAAGCTTTTGTGAATTACAAGGTCACAAAATTGATGAGAATAACTCGGGACCCTCTGAATCATTGTTTCACATTACAATCATCAAATTAGCCAGAATCGGCAACTGTTGACATTTTTCGCATGCCCACAATTTCTTCGATTCAGTTGTCAATCTAAGGCTTATTTTGAACCAGTTCAATTGAACTACGGCCACACGGTACCCAAGTGTGACATGTGACAATACCGCCATCTTGTTGGCAGTACAGAGGCCTACAATGCCTTAAAAAACTATATAAACAGTTCTTGGTAATACGATCAAACCTATGTATTAATCTAATTCAAATTGGACCTCATGTCATAAGGGCAGACAACCTGCTAAAGGTTGAAACTGAATCAATGGTGCCCTCTAGTGGGTGCTGCCAAGTGGAGCTACTGCAGTCATCAAGTCAATAAAAATTGTAAGGCTCTGGCAGCAATCGTTCAAGCAATCAGATTGCAACGTctatattctatttttaattaGGCTGTGATTCACACCCACCATTTGGTCTGGCCTTTTTCACCGGGTGGACCTCCTGCTCATCCAACGATCTCTTTCTGTTAGGTATACCCTTGAAGAAGCCACGATTCTGGATAGCGGGGTTATCGTGGTGGCCCCCATTGCGAGCGGTTACGTTGAGGACTGCACCGTTATGGAACTGAGCCATGTTTTGTTGGAAGTTCTGGGCATTGGAGAGAAGCTCGGCACACTCCTGGAAGCCCTGCGCGTGGGCCAGGTCAGCGGCGGTCAGCCCGCTGGCATTCCTCACACTGCACAACGGGAAAAGTTAAGTGTCAGCGCGACTTCCGGTGCGTTCGCACGTACACAAATCCAAAGAAAACATGACGCTCACTCAGACACACAGACGCACTTATCCATCCAACActcccacatacacacacacacatgtataatGAGGAAATCAATTTGCTTTTGTGATCATAATCAGAGACGATGATGGATCCCTTTCGGATCACTCGCATCATCATTTTTGGGTGAACCAAATGGTTTccaaattttctcaaaaatatcAAGCCTGCTGGCAAAGAGACGAGATTAAAACAATGCCAAACTAAGTTTAGCTGAGAtgagcattttcatttttcagggGATATCTGGAGCAATCCGACTTGAGACGGAAGACAATAGAAGTTCAAGACACAAGATCTCCAAACGCCCAATTTGAGCATGGATTCAAGATTCAAAAAGATCTTAGATGAGCAAAGTGGCCCAAAATATACCTGGGCTAGCAACAGATGCTAAAAATGTCAAGTGATGCGACCAAAGCCGGCACAAGGTAGCGAATCGCTTCAAGAAAAATCCGAAATCAAGATGATAAAGCAAGTTTTCAGGTTAAGTCCGTTGAAAATAACTGGGAAATTCAAGTATCTTCGACAagtcctgaaaaaaaatggactttcaAGATCTTCTCTGAAGACTGACTTCTGTTCGCAATTGTGTTAATCTTGCCTCTTTGCAACAGACTTTCATCATGCCAGAAAATGAGCAAACAGTGCTGGGACTGGATCACTGTCTTTGTGGAATCGATGTGCCTTGACAGTAAAACCCTTATTCATTATAATTCTAAAATGATTTAGGGCTAATAGGGAAAAATATTCCAGAGCTCACAATTGACAGAAAACTAAAATACTGCTAAAATACGGATTATTTCAAGAGTTGGTTACTAAACGGAATTGCCCGTTTACAAAACAATATCAGACTTGTTCTTGACAGCATAAAGCGGTTCTCAGAGCCAACAGAGAGCTCTTTGTTAACTAAATAGAGTTTCTGGAAAAGCGCCAGAATGGCAGAAATTGCTGTCAAAGGGCCATTTCATAGAGGAATTATATCAGCCCACTGAAAAGCTTTTGCTTCTGctaatgtacatttaaaaacaactttaatgCGACCTCTAGTTTTACTGTTAGCAAGTGACATCGACTTCCACAATGTAACAGCTTCCAGCCATTTCAAATCAACTTGTGTCATAAAAAAAACTTCTGGAAATAGTGTGCACATGGGGTAATTTAACATTTGTCAAAATTCACACAATAACTTGAACATCaactctcccccccccccccatttgaaTTAACGCTTCCAGCTTATTTCTCAAATCAGACAATTTGCACAATTGTGGTCGGGGAAATGTACTCGTCTCATGCCAAGGAATACAAATCGTAATTTAAAAGCTGTTATCTattaagaaagaagaaaaaaacaagttgaaACACTTGCTATGATGTAAGCACAAACATTCTGTTCCCAGGCTAAACACCAGCAGCGTGACCTTAAACACACCACTGAGAACACCGTATAAGGAATAGTTTCGTTTCGTGGCTTTTACATTGGATTCATAGAtttaaccccccccaaaaaaactatcACCGGCTGAAAATGTGTCTGTGATGACTACAAGTTAGTGTGCTTTATTATTACTTTATGCCAAGTGTACGTCAATGTCAttacaatgtatttttaagtGAAACCCtggctaaaaaaatgaatgaatgattatagtTAGTCTTTAAAAGCATGTGAATTATATGTATAGGCACTGGCTATCGTGTGTGTCGCCAGACAAACCTCAATCAAATTCAATATTCCTTTAGTGAGACGTGACACCCCGATTTTACGccgatccgtttttttttttttaccaaggaAGCGTTAATTCTTTTGAATTGCCTGGTATGCTTTGCTTTCAGTCCTAACGTATGTGTCTTCGCTAACTATTCATCTAACCTCCCAAAGGCAGCCTATTGTCATGCTAGTGCTTTGACATGGGACTCACGTGATTAAACCTGTCCATATAAAGGGCTCCTAATGGTTagttgacaaaaataaacattcaatcAATAGAAATAGACTAAAAAATTCAAGACAAAAGCTAGATAAAAGAACAATCATGGGTAATAAGCAAAGCATGCAGGTGTAAAAAATTTCACTTGTGATTCATTGACATGAAATCCTAGCATTAAAACCAATCACCGCAAGAAATACCTCAACAGTTTGCCAGTGTGTAGATAGGAAGCGATAGTGAGAACACTCAATGCCACAACAGTGCGGCGGCTATCCCAGGGAACGGGGCAGACTCAGCGTCAGTGTCTATTCTCCCCATTTCTAGGATTACTTGAAAAAACCAAGTCATGTCCAACTCAATGGCTGCAAAACAATTAAGACGTACGGTTCTGTTTTAGCAGGTgagcaaactttttttctctttttcttcgcACTTATTGTCACTTTCAGCAAGGACAAAAGAGTATTGTATCAGGTTAATAGTGTGACATCACAGAATGAAGACATTTCTTGGCATGACCTTCAAATATTGAACAGTGACATAACAATGAAGAAATTAAAAACCATTGCACAAGATGATAGTTACCATTACACAGTTAAAATGTGACTTCATGGTGCTAAGCAATGCTAACGGCCGCTAATCGCTCAGCTTTTAATATATCGTCACGCCTTCCTGCCTCCTGCTCGCTAACTACTACTTTCCCACTTACTGAGGCTCATgacaaattcaattaaaacgGCAAGAATATGAATATTAGTATTATGAAATAATAGCAGACACCTCCAAATGTTAGGCATGTTGGGGTTTTCCCAACAACAATGCATGTAAGGATCAATTACATTAAATACGTTTCAATTGCGTCGTCAGTCTTTTGAGTAAAATTTGCTACTTACTACTTTTTTTAGCAAAAGACACATTTGGGATCACTTTGGGCATGTGGTCTGTCAAAGTGTAACATATTGCCAAAGAGGGTTTTTCACCCATTCCTGTTTATAGTATTACTATTAAATGAATACGTCTTTGTTCATTGGTAAGTTTGCAAGCACCAAGCATGCAGGAGTGGAAGAAATGCTGGAATCAAGTTGAGGTGATCTTTTTCCAGCTGATAAGATTATGCCTTCACTTGTCGAATTGTTCCTGTTGTCAATTCAAGCCCTCAAGACGAAGAAACCTTCGGGTGTTGGATCACAAGAAGAAAGTAGTGCAGCATAAGACAGGCCTAAAAGCCAAGACCTTTAAATCCAATCTATTCACAAATGCCTACGTTAGAATTCTGGAAGATGAGTGTGTTGACTGTAGATGGTAAATGttcctttatatattttttcagtctACTTCTTTGTGTCGTCTttccataatgtttaaaaaaatggactggCAGTGAAATATAGAATTCTTGAATAGATGCTTGGACTGAACTTCTTGGCTTTTGAGTGTACAGCCATCCCTTCCTTCTTTACAGCCCAAAGTTTGCACCTTTACTGCATCATGGTAAACTCCacaatccccccccaaaaaaatcagatccagtgaaaaaaattctaaatttgcATTGAAACTTCCAAGCGCCGTAGCCTCTTCGAATAAGGAACGGCTGCCGACCGAAGAAGAGGAAACGGACACCGGCCCAAGAAAGAATGCCATTAATGGCATGAAGGAAAAAGACCATCATTTCAGTTTGGAAAAAATTGTGGCcgtaaaaaaataatccatgaTTATGGGGGATTTATGCCTGTGTAGGTTCATCACTCAGATGTAGATAAGGCTATGAAGCTGGCTGGGCATCTAGGCTTGACTAGCTAGGCTTCTCAGACATGGCGATGGAGTCGTGCTTGAGAGCCAATCAACCTCAACTGGTGAGAATCTTGTCAAAATGATGAAATTTAGGAGTGAAATACAGGCAGAAGAGAACGATGTCGacaatgaggatgaagaacgtggtcttaCTTTGAGCAATCGGCAAGAGATTTTCAACATGGCACGCAGATTGCAACaaaggagattgatgacaacatggtcagagccatCATAGTTAGCAATCTTTTTGATGGTGTCATGTCCATgtacaaaaacatatttgtacaaaaaaagaaacagaattcacaactccccatcaccatGTTGCGCCGAAAACATCCCGCAGAAGCACCTGCTGCTTCTTAAATCTGACGAGGCATTACCGTACTTGGAATAAAGCTTTCAATAACCTGTGCAGTAAATCTTAATTTTCATCATCGCACTGCATAGGTctctcatctttttttatttatttatgttttttttaaattaaaatcaagcaAAGAAAAGCTATAGCCATTTTTAGTagagtacttaaagtatttccacatttataatatatagattatattgaaatattaataaataacagTATTTACATACACATAACTAACGTTTGATCCTACTTCAATTATTCTGgtaatgtctggtctacattatctgcaaaATTTGAAGGGAGACTGTAATACATCAAATAAGTAAGCATTATAAttacatatttactttttaagtgGATATAATGATATTGTTTGACTGATAAATGTCAGTTGTTGCTGCTATGAACACAAATACTTTGTGTCTCATCTGTTTTAAAAtcttatttgaaataaaaacgtgCTTTGTCATGAGCCTCATTCCCACTGCCCTTGTTTTCATAACATTCCCTATTAAACGAGCCTAACATTTCCCCACTAGTTCATTTATTAACGTGAGATAGAAGACTGAAGACACAATCTGTGAtctaaaggggaaaaaacaacatcatTTTCATCACTAGATACATTTACTCATCATATAATGACCAAAtgcacatagaaaaaaaagacattgattCATTTTGGGCATGCTAATACCAACTAGCGCTTTTCTGTGCCATAAAAAGCTAAATTTCAAGGCTCAGTTAAAACTACCATAAGATATTATATTTCCCTGTTTAACAGTAATGGTTATACTAACGCCCAATGAATGAAATGTTAGATATAAATGATAGATAAgtcaaaaaaagtattttccaaaAGTTTAAGTcagaatatttaattttgaatgaataattataaGAAATTAAGAGTATCCTACCTAGGATTACTGAATTTCTATTCCAAATGGTGTAGAAATAATCATCCGCCCAAAATACACTAGAAATATTCATGAAGATGTTGCAATTTCAGGAAAATACttattttagattattttactacaaaaaaacatcactatAGAACTGCAATAAGAGTGTCTGCTGTCTTGGCCTCCCGAGCAGTTTGCTGCACGCACACCAAAAGAAGTAAATAAATGCaattcatttaatttgtttttgttgttgctgctacCATCACGAGTTACGTCAACAAAGACTAGTGAGCCTGTTCTAGAAGCACCCATGCAAGCCAAAGCCACTACAATACCCCACCATGTTTCACAGATGAACTTAAATGTTTTGGATCATTAGCAGATCTTTTCTTTCTTAAGAAATTGGTCTTCCAATCGTTTTGGTAGAAGTTAATCTTCATCTCATCAGTCTATAACACTTTGTTCCATAACTTTCGTATCTGATCTTTTTACTCCTTTTCAAAACGCAATGTGGCCTTCTGATTCTTTTTTTGCTGAGGAGTGGTTTGGATCTAGTGGTATGGCCCCTCTCTAGAAGTCTTCTTCGAACAGTAACACTTTCACTCGGGGCCTGTGAAGGTTGATACCGATGTCAATGACTTATTTGGGGGGTTTCTTCACAGTCCTATGTTCCTGACATCAATtcccattacagtggtaccttgacatacgatcttaatccgttccgggactgagatggtatgtcgagcttttcgtaactcgagcggacgtttcccattgaaatgaactaaaaacaaattaatttgttccaaccctctgaaaatacaccaaaaacaggatattggattggaaaaaaatgttttatttcttctaattcgccatctattaacaaagtaacactaGTGGTTTtagagtaataaaatgtgtttaatagaagtaaaattagacgcatttcaaagggggaagagagaaagagacggacagagagggggggcgttaatttgttcaaaccctcagaaaaaacaccaaaaacaggatattggattggaaaaaaatgttttatttcttctaattcgccatctattaacaaagtaacacataactagtggtttaatagtaataaaatgtgtttaatagaagtaaaattagacgcatttcgcggagggtagagacagcgat
This window encodes:
- the ube2al gene encoding ubiquitin conjugating enzyme E2 A, like yields the protein MSTPARRRLMRDFKRLQEDPPAGVSGAPSENNIMVWNAVIFGPEGTPFEDGTFKLIVEFTEEYPNKPPTVRFVSKMFHPNVYADGSICLDILQNRWSPTYDVSSILTSIQSLLDEPNPNSPANSQAAQLYQENKREYEKRVSAIVERSWRDS
- the ankrd10b gene encoding ankyrin repeat domain-containing protein 10b isoform X2; amino-acid sequence: MSLVCESGFSSEEVLNNRFPLHRACRDGDVGALCSFLQTTANPGDLAVEDTFYGWTPIHWAAHFGKLECVMHLVQVGCGVNIMTSKFAQTPTHISAFGGHPQCLLWLLQAGADINRQDYVGETPIHKAARAGSLECINALLMQGAKADVRNASGLTAADLAHAQGFQECAELLSNAQNFQQNMAQFHNGAVLNVTARNGGHHDNPAIQNRGFFKGIPNRKRSLDEQEVHPVKKARPNGLVMPLGPQNGNEPQFGAGDLPAENMELASTMTSVSVGISPLGQCQAQLLSRGSPEISQVEHQRSVKAEQFYDNTLFSTMLLYHGA
- the ankrd10b gene encoding ankyrin repeat domain-containing protein 10b isoform X1; the encoded protein is MSLVCESGFSSEEVLNNRFPLHRACRDGDVGALCSFLQTTANPGDLAVEDTFYGWTPIHWAAHFGKLECVMHLVQVGCGVNIMTSKFAQTPTHISAFGGHPQCLLWLLQAGADINRQDYVGETPIHKAARAGSLECINALLMQGAKADVRNASGLTAADLAHAQGFQECAELLSNAQNFQQNMAQFHNGAVLNVTARNGGHHDNPAIQNRGFFKGIPNRKRSLDEQEVHPVKKARPNGLVMPLGPQNGNEPQFGAGDLPAENMELASTMTSGGPGPFALGLNGVAPANGPVPLDQWEDEGGRSVSHHASKGLEVFNVTSMQTPCRCTNSYAYL